The following proteins are co-located in the Blastocatellia bacterium genome:
- a CDS encoding sigma-54 dependent transcriptional regulator — translation MKKGSVLIVDDEEIMRDVLESLLSSEGYRVELATTGEEGLEKFVERPYDVVLLDVAMPGMGGIAALEQILTIDPEAVVVMITAYATFDTAVTAWQKGAFSCIRKPFENEQILRVVEAGLRRRRKDEERRNLSVALRASADLKKIVARSHKMRKILDLIGQIAPTRSTVLIQGESGTGKELVARAIHFSSPRAETGQFVAVNCSNVSAELLESDLFGHVKGAFTGAVASKKGRFEIADGGTLFLDEIGNISTDIQAKLLRVLQEREITPVGDTSVRKVDVRIIAATNTDLKKAMLEGRFRDDLYYRLNVITISIPPLRERKEDILPLVQHFIRKYNQESGRTLSTEIEPEVLRLLEEYPWPGNVRELENLIERAVVIARGDRIDMECLTDEVLDPRAAEEFLRRVSDSKMAAHEVEIADGFSFYDEVARFEISLIRQALEITGGNQSRAARLLGLNTTTLNNKIKSYNITVK, via the coding sequence ATGAAAAAGGGATCGGTTCTCATCGTTGATGATGAAGAAATCATGCGCGACGTGCTTGAGAGTCTGCTCTCGAGCGAAGGCTATCGTGTCGAGCTGGCCACGACGGGTGAGGAAGGCTTGGAAAAATTTGTCGAGCGGCCGTATGACGTCGTCCTGCTCGATGTGGCCATGCCTGGCATGGGAGGCATTGCTGCGTTGGAACAGATTCTGACGATTGATCCGGAAGCCGTCGTAGTCATGATCACGGCGTATGCCACATTTGATACGGCGGTGACGGCCTGGCAGAAAGGCGCGTTCAGTTGTATCCGAAAGCCGTTTGAAAACGAACAGATTCTTCGTGTCGTTGAAGCCGGATTGCGCCGCCGACGAAAAGACGAAGAGCGACGCAATCTGAGCGTCGCGTTGCGAGCCAGCGCTGATTTGAAGAAGATTGTCGCCCGCAGTCACAAGATGCGAAAAATTCTCGACCTCATCGGACAGATTGCCCCCACGCGCTCGACAGTGCTGATTCAAGGCGAATCAGGCACGGGCAAAGAACTGGTGGCGCGCGCCATTCATTTTTCCAGTCCGCGCGCCGAAACCGGCCAGTTTGTGGCTGTCAACTGTAGCAACGTCTCTGCCGAGTTGCTGGAGAGCGACCTGTTTGGCCATGTCAAAGGCGCCTTCACCGGAGCCGTCGCCTCCAAGAAGGGACGATTTGAAATTGCCGATGGTGGAACGTTGTTTCTTGACGAGATCGGCAACATCAGCACAGACATTCAAGCCAAGTTGCTGCGCGTGCTTCAGGAGCGCGAAATTACGCCAGTCGGCGATACATCGGTTCGCAAAGTGGATGTTCGCATCATTGCCGCCACCAATACAGATTTGAAGAAGGCGATGCTCGAAGGGCGATTTCGTGACGACCTCTATTACCGACTCAATGTGATTACCATCTCCATTCCACCGCTGCGCGAGCGCAAGGAAGACATTCTGCCGTTGGTGCAACACTTCATCCGCAAATACAATCAAGAAAGTGGACGAACGCTCTCGACGGAAATTGAGCCGGAGGTCTTACGGCTGCTGGAGGAGTACCCGTGGCCGGGCAATGTGCGTGAACTGGAAAATTTGATCGAACGCGCCGTCGTCATTGCGCGTGGTGACCGCATTGATATGGAGTGCTTGACGGATGAAGTCTTGGACCCGCGCGCTGCTGAAGAGTTTCTGCGCCGCGTCTCTGACAGCAAAATGGCCGCGCATGAGGTGGAGATCGCCGACGGCTTTTCGTTTTATGATGAAGTGGCCCGCTTTGAGATCAGCTTGATCCGTCAGGCGCTGGAGATCACCGGCGGCAATCAAAGCCGCGCTGCCCGACTTCTTGGCCTCAATACGACCACACTCAACAACAAGATCAAATCCTACAACATTACGGTCAAGTGA
- the gcvT gene encoding glycine cleavage system aminomethyltransferase GcvT, whose amino-acid sequence MAKQTPLYEAHKALGGKMIEFAGWSLPVQYSGAIEEHMATREAAGLFDVSHMGRLEVVGPDAIKVVQRLTTNDADRLADGQIQYSVMTTPQGTVMDDLTVYRFNRHFFLLVVNAVNLEKIYRWICQHLVGVEASLYDVSRRYAQIAIQGPAAEDILQSLTDIELDHIRYYWFDVGEVAGIPRTIISRTGYTGEDGFELYIPMDKETNAEWVWGRLLERGRHEGLKPCGLASRNTLRLEAKMLLYGNDMDETTTVLEAGLDWITKFEKGDFIGREALLRQKEAGLKRRLVGFEVLDRAPAREHYPVWIDDQMVGHVTSGSPAPFLKKNIGLAYLPIEYTGVGTRFHVQIRDRRVEAQVVPTPFYKRKK is encoded by the coding sequence ATGGCAAAGCAGACTCCACTTTACGAGGCTCACAAAGCGCTTGGAGGAAAGATGATTGAATTTGCCGGATGGAGTCTGCCGGTACAATATAGCGGCGCAATTGAAGAACACATGGCCACGCGGGAGGCAGCCGGTTTGTTCGATGTGAGTCACATGGGGCGACTTGAAGTGGTCGGCCCTGATGCGATCAAAGTTGTTCAGCGGCTGACGACGAACGATGCCGATCGTTTGGCCGACGGACAAATTCAATATTCGGTCATGACCACGCCGCAAGGCACGGTGATGGATGATCTGACGGTCTATCGTTTCAATCGCCACTTTTTCCTCCTCGTGGTGAATGCCGTTAATCTGGAGAAGATTTATCGCTGGATTTGCCAGCATTTGGTCGGCGTTGAAGCCTCGCTTTACGACGTCAGTCGGCGCTATGCGCAGATCGCCATTCAAGGTCCGGCAGCCGAAGACATTCTGCAAAGTCTAACCGACATTGAACTGGATCACATCCGCTACTATTGGTTTGATGTCGGTGAAGTGGCCGGCATTCCGCGAACCATCATCTCCCGCACGGGCTACACCGGTGAAGATGGATTTGAGTTGTATATCCCGATGGACAAGGAGACGAACGCGGAATGGGTGTGGGGACGACTGCTGGAGCGTGGCCGTCATGAAGGATTGAAGCCGTGCGGCTTGGCCAGTCGTAATACGTTGCGATTGGAGGCAAAAATGCTGCTCTATGGCAATGATATGGACGAAACGACCACCGTGCTGGAAGCCGGGTTGGATTGGATCACCAAGTTTGAAAAAGGCGATTTCATCGGACGCGAGGCGCTGCTCCGACAGAAAGAGGCGGGATTGAAGCGTCGGTTGGTTGGATTTGAGGTGTTAGACCGTGCGCCGGCGCGTGAGCATTATCCCGTCTGGATTGATGACCAGATGGTTGGTCACGTCACGTCGGGCAGTCCGGCGCCGTTTCTGAAAAAGAATATCGGACTGGCTTACTTGCCGATTGAGTACACCGGTGTCGGGACTCGTTTTCATGTCCAGATTCGAGACCGTCGGGTCGAGGCACAAGTCGTGCCGACGCCATTTTATAAGCGCAAGAAATAA
- the gcvH gene encoding glycine cleavage system protein GcvH yields the protein MAEYPDDCLYSKDHEWVRIEGTTGVVGITDYAQQSLGDVVYVELPSVNQTFDAGEAFGTVESVKAVSELFMPVAGQVTAVNTKLADSPELVNHDPYGDGWMVKIELTHPDETSHLMSASAYEAYVKAEASK from the coding sequence ATGGCTGAATATCCAGACGATTGCCTTTATAGTAAAGACCACGAATGGGTACGAATTGAAGGAACGACAGGCGTGGTTGGCATCACTGATTATGCCCAGCAAAGCTTAGGCGATGTCGTTTACGTTGAATTGCCTTCGGTCAACCAGACCTTCGATGCCGGTGAAGCGTTCGGCACAGTGGAATCGGTCAAAGCGGTGAGCGAATTGTTCATGCCGGTTGCCGGTCAAGTGACGGCGGTCAATACCAAACTGGCCGATTCTCCTGAATTAGTTAACCATGATCCCTACGGGGATGGGTGGATGGTGAAAATTGAATTGACTCATCCTGACGAGACGTCGCACCTGATGTCGGCCTCCGCTTATGAAGCCTATGTGAAGGCCGAAGCCAGCAAATAG
- the gcvPA gene encoding aminomethyl-transferring glycine dehydrogenase subunit GcvPA — MAMRYIPISPDEQADMLAAIGLQTIDQLFSSVPPSLRLQEPLNLPPAHSEIELLRRLTIMAARNATSETFSIFLGAGAYHHYRPAHIDALITRSEFLTSYTPYQPEISQGTLQAIFEYQTLVCQLTGMEVANASLYDGSTAVTEAILMAHRLTRRRRVLVAASVHPEYREVARTLTQTLGLEIELIPYNRTTGQLDLGAVRLDASVAAVVAQSPNFFGVLENLEAISHAAHQVSALMVSAVAEPISLGLVRTPGEQGADIVAGEGQSLGIPLSFGGPYLGLFATRQEFIRQMPGRLAGEAYDHHGRRGFVLTLSTREQHIRREKATSNICTNQGLMMLIATIWMASLGRQGMKEIAWQNVQKASYAAQRIAALDGYERRFTGPHFNEFVVKTRRPVSETLARLQEDRIIGGLPLGRFYPELSDCLLVCVTEMNRREEIDQLVNCFDQM, encoded by the coding sequence ATAGCCATGCGGTATATACCCATTTCACCGGACGAACAGGCCGACATGCTGGCCGCAATCGGCCTGCAGACGATTGATCAACTCTTTTCCAGCGTTCCGCCGTCGCTCCGACTCCAAGAACCGTTGAATCTGCCTCCAGCCCACTCTGAGATCGAGTTGCTGCGCCGGTTAACCATCATGGCCGCGCGCAATGCGACCAGCGAAACATTCTCGATCTTTCTTGGAGCCGGCGCCTATCATCATTATCGTCCCGCTCACATTGACGCGCTCATCACGCGTTCGGAATTTTTGACCTCCTACACGCCCTATCAGCCGGAGATCAGTCAAGGGACGCTGCAGGCGATTTTTGAGTATCAAACATTGGTGTGTCAACTGACCGGCATGGAGGTTGCCAATGCATCGCTCTATGATGGCTCCACTGCTGTTACGGAAGCGATCCTGATGGCTCATCGGTTGACGCGTCGCCGACGTGTGCTGGTGGCAGCCAGCGTGCACCCTGAATATCGTGAAGTGGCTCGAACACTGACGCAAACGCTGGGACTGGAGATCGAGCTGATTCCCTACAATCGAACGACCGGACAACTCGACCTCGGCGCTGTGAGGCTAGACGCTTCGGTGGCCGCTGTGGTGGCGCAGTCGCCCAATTTCTTCGGCGTACTAGAGAATCTTGAAGCGATCAGCCACGCCGCTCATCAGGTCAGCGCATTGATGGTCAGCGCTGTGGCTGAGCCGATCAGTTTGGGACTCGTGCGAACGCCCGGCGAACAAGGCGCCGACATTGTAGCCGGGGAAGGCCAGTCGCTCGGCATCCCGCTCAGTTTTGGCGGGCCTTACCTGGGCTTGTTCGCCACACGACAAGAATTCATTCGCCAGATGCCCGGACGGCTCGCCGGAGAAGCCTACGATCATCACGGGCGTCGAGGTTTTGTGTTGACGCTTTCCACCCGTGAGCAACACATCCGTCGCGAAAAGGCCACATCGAATATCTGCACCAATCAGGGGCTGATGATGCTCATCGCCACAATTTGGATGGCCAGCCTGGGGCGTCAAGGGATGAAGGAAATTGCTTGGCAAAACGTGCAAAAAGCCAGTTATGCAGCCCAACGCATCGCTGCGCTGGATGGCTATGAGCGCCGATTCACGGGTCCGCATTTCAATGAATTTGTCGTCAAGACGAGGCGACCTGTTTCAGAGACGCTTGCTCGATTGCAAGAAGATCGCATCATCGGCGGATTACCCCTTGGACGGTTCTACCCGGAATTGTCCGACTGCCTGCTGGTGTGCGTGACTGAGATGAATCGGCGTGAGGAAATTGATCAATTGGTCAACTGCTTTGATCAGATGTAG
- the gcvPB gene encoding aminomethyl-transferring glycine dehydrogenase subunit GcvPB — MSHDQQAKPTATHIVRDEALLFERSRPGRKGYALPALDVPQQPIAQLIGEAYLRTDELSGFPELSEVDVVRHFTRLSSWNYSVDMGLYPLGSCTMKYNPKINEVAARIPGFALHHPYTPEELSQGSLELLFWLEQLLCEITGMGAATLQPAAGAQGELTGMLVIRASLAARGHPRQTVLIPDSAHGTNPASAAVCGYQVKTIRSNERGLIDLHSLRQAADETVAALMLTNPNTLGLFEEEIHQVAEIIHGVGGYVYMDGANMNALLGITRPGDMGVDVMHLNTHKTFSTPHGGGGPGAGPLLVTKALEPFLPIPRVVKSEDGTYHLDVDRPHSIGRVRAFYGNFGVLVRALAYILSNGPDGLRAIAETAVLNANYVAHQLKDVYDIAYAGACMHEVVFSDKHQLPYGVKNLDIAKRLIDFGFHPPTMSFPLIVPGALMVEPTEAYGREELDAFIAAMKTIAQEAREHPEQLRSAPHLTRIGRLDEVAAARKPVLRWQPQSASAKTDTSA, encoded by the coding sequence ATGAGTCACGATCAACAGGCCAAACCAACGGCAACGCACATTGTGCGCGACGAAGCATTGCTATTCGAACGATCTCGTCCGGGGCGCAAAGGCTATGCGCTGCCGGCGTTGGATGTGCCTCAGCAGCCCATCGCTCAGTTAATCGGCGAGGCCTATCTGCGGACTGATGAGCTTAGCGGGTTCCCTGAACTGAGTGAGGTGGATGTGGTTCGACACTTCACCCGCTTGTCCAGTTGGAACTACAGCGTTGACATGGGACTTTACCCGCTCGGCTCATGTACCATGAAGTACAATCCAAAGATCAACGAGGTGGCCGCGCGGATTCCCGGCTTTGCGTTGCACCATCCTTACACGCCTGAAGAACTCTCTCAAGGCAGCCTGGAACTGCTCTTTTGGTTGGAACAACTTTTGTGTGAGATCACCGGAATGGGAGCAGCAACGTTGCAGCCGGCAGCCGGCGCGCAAGGCGAGCTGACCGGCATGCTGGTGATCCGCGCCAGTCTGGCTGCTCGTGGTCATCCACGTCAAACGGTGCTCATTCCCGACTCTGCGCATGGGACAAACCCGGCCAGCGCCGCCGTGTGCGGTTACCAGGTGAAGACAATTCGATCCAATGAGCGTGGCTTGATTGATTTGCATTCGCTCCGCCAGGCGGCTGATGAAACAGTGGCCGCCCTGATGCTGACGAATCCCAATACGCTCGGACTCTTTGAAGAAGAGATTCATCAGGTGGCGGAGATCATCCACGGCGTAGGTGGCTACGTCTACATGGATGGCGCCAACATGAACGCGCTGCTTGGCATCACGCGCCCCGGTGATATGGGCGTTGATGTGATGCATCTGAATACGCACAAAACATTCTCGACGCCACATGGCGGCGGTGGTCCCGGCGCAGGCCCATTGCTGGTGACAAAAGCGCTGGAGCCGTTCCTTCCGATCCCCCGCGTGGTCAAGAGCGAGGATGGGACCTATCATCTGGACGTGGATCGGCCCCATTCGATTGGTCGAGTCCGAGCTTTCTATGGCAACTTCGGCGTGCTTGTGCGTGCGCTCGCTTACATCTTATCCAACGGCCCCGACGGGCTTCGCGCAATTGCTGAAACTGCTGTGCTCAACGCCAACTATGTTGCCCATCAGTTGAAAGATGTTTACGACATCGCGTATGCTGGCGCCTGCATGCATGAAGTGGTCTTTTCTGACAAGCACCAACTTCCGTATGGCGTCAAGAATTTGGATATTGCCAAGCGGTTAATTGATTTTGGATTCCATCCGCCGACCATGTCTTTCCCCCTGATTGTTCCTGGGGCATTGATGGTGGAGCCAACTGAAGCCTACGGACGTGAAGAACTCGATGCCTTCATTGCGGCGATGAAGACAATCGCTCAAGAGGCGAGAGAGCATCCTGAGCAGTTAAGATCGGCGCCACACTTGACGCGCATCGGTCGGTTGGATGAAGTAGCCGCTGCCAGAAAACCGGTGCTCAGATGGCAGCCACAGAGTGCCTCGGCCAAAACCGATACGAGCGCCTGA
- a CDS encoding glycoside hydrolase: protein MTSKIRRGWRFGLFCRYGFYGVTVAILLLVSLAPMVTSQEEREKRLLDLSHRPRLPARFSYGPEWDSLPALLIVKLRYDDVSEAVTVVSYGLSRGRVLRPRYHSQDPVWYQVISQQGDVITEGTFCPPVPTSLASDMSATPDNVVYMGEHTFLLRIPYRADIRGLRFFRNEPSLRQIGSASISEKVEPIRPAVPVSARDEGESSSESLTAYLQQQVQSNFRLNNEEEEIPQNECYIAINPRDPNNLVAGANDYQSGGIAAYTSTNGGRSWRSQILRLPFSLRIGSDPTIAFDSRGDVYYGFVAFNVNARNLPTDTGIYVARSTNRGQSFGEPVAVVQHVRQPEADTEDKPMIAADPNPMSPHVNNVYVTWTTFVGNIENIQAIDIKLARSTDGGRRFSSPLLLRRSDSIPQQWPQPVVGPNGELYVVWMSGISYRIARSLDGGQTFERDRRAAGFYLIGTLDPETGRQFLNGGFRVINYPVLAVDTSTSSTRGNLYLVWSDGFNGDADILFTRSTDGGVSWQLPFMRLNDDPLRNGRDQFFPWMTVDPTNGDVIVMFYDRRNDRGNLLMDVYVTRSTDGGVTFSPNVKVTTEQINPLVGSEPFRGMFIGDYNGLAAWARVAFPVWTDTRRGQQDIYGAQVRW from the coding sequence ATGACAAGCAAGATTCGTCGTGGTTGGCGGTTCGGTCTCTTTTGCCGGTATGGATTCTATGGCGTCACAGTGGCAATCTTATTGCTTGTTTCACTGGCGCCGATGGTGACGTCTCAAGAGGAACGTGAGAAACGGTTGCTCGATCTGTCGCATCGGCCACGATTGCCAGCTCGCTTTTCCTATGGTCCTGAGTGGGACAGCCTGCCTGCCCTCCTGATCGTGAAACTGCGGTACGACGACGTATCAGAAGCCGTCACAGTGGTCAGCTACGGCCTGTCACGTGGCAGAGTCTTACGACCTCGCTACCATTCCCAAGACCCGGTGTGGTACCAAGTGATCTCGCAACAAGGCGACGTCATCACCGAAGGAACCTTCTGCCCACCTGTGCCGACGAGCTTGGCGTCAGACATGTCGGCTACGCCTGATAACGTGGTGTATATGGGCGAGCACACGTTCCTTTTGCGGATTCCCTATCGAGCGGATATTCGGGGATTGAGGTTTTTCAGAAACGAACCATCGCTGAGACAGATCGGCTCGGCCTCGATTTCTGAGAAGGTCGAACCCATCCGGCCGGCCGTGCCGGTGTCCGCCAGAGATGAAGGTGAGTCCTCATCGGAAAGTTTAACCGCGTATCTTCAGCAGCAGGTTCAGAGCAACTTCCGGCTCAATAACGAGGAAGAAGAAATTCCACAAAACGAGTGCTACATCGCCATCAATCCGCGTGATCCAAACAATCTCGTGGCCGGCGCCAACGACTATCAATCAGGTGGCATCGCCGCGTATACGTCCACTAACGGAGGCCGGAGTTGGAGGAGTCAAATCCTGCGATTGCCGTTCAGTCTTCGTATCGGGTCGGACCCAACCATTGCCTTTGATTCACGGGGAGACGTCTACTATGGTTTTGTCGCATTCAATGTGAACGCCCGAAACCTTCCCACCGACACCGGCATCTATGTGGCGCGGTCAACCAATCGCGGGCAATCTTTTGGTGAACCGGTCGCCGTCGTTCAACACGTGCGACAACCGGAGGCCGACACTGAAGACAAACCAATGATTGCCGCCGATCCAAATCCGATGAGTCCCCATGTTAACAATGTCTATGTCACATGGACCACCTTCGTTGGCAATATAGAGAACATCCAGGCGATTGACATCAAACTTGCGCGTTCCACCGATGGCGGCCGCCGCTTCTCGTCGCCGTTACTGCTGCGCCGGTCCGACTCAATTCCCCAGCAATGGCCGCAGCCGGTGGTTGGTCCCAACGGCGAGCTCTACGTCGTCTGGATGTCGGGGATCAGTTATCGAATCGCCCGCTCGTTGGATGGAGGGCAGACGTTTGAACGGGATCGTCGCGCCGCCGGCTTTTATCTGATCGGGACGCTTGATCCGGAGACCGGACGGCAATTCCTCAATGGCGGATTTCGCGTCATCAATTATCCGGTCTTGGCTGTTGATACCAGCACAAGCTCAACACGCGGCAACTTGTACCTGGTCTGGTCAGATGGATTCAATGGGGACGCCGATATCTTGTTTACTCGCTCGACCGACGGTGGGGTGAGTTGGCAATTGCCTTTCATGAGGCTCAACGATGACCCGCTCCGCAACGGACGAGACCAATTTTTCCCCTGGATGACAGTTGATCCAACCAATGGGGATGTCATTGTCATGTTCTATGACAGACGCAATGATCGGGGCAATCTGTTGATGGATGTTTACGTCACTCGTTCGACTGACGGTGGGGTGACCTTCAGTCCGAACGTGAAAGTCACGACCGAACAAATCAATCCGCTCGTTGGCAGCGAACCGTTTCGTGGCATGTTCATTGGCGATTACAACGGACTAGCAGCCTGGGCGCGCGTCGCTTTTCCCGTCTGGACGGATACGCGCCGTGGCCAGCAGGATATTTATGGCGCGCAGGTTCGCTGGTAA
- a CDS encoding YbaK/EbsC family protein — protein sequence MSISAKLKEYLDQHNIKYTAITHSLAYTAQELAAVMHVPGRDLAKVVIVKLDGRYTMLVLPAHHHINFEQLRQATQAQRAELATEAELKMLFPDCEVGAMPPFGNLYDMPVYVAEPLTNEEEIVFNAGTHRDAIRMKGADYGRLVKPIPINFTFVP from the coding sequence ATGTCCATTTCGGCCAAGTTGAAAGAGTATTTGGATCAGCACAACATCAAGTACACAGCTATAACCCATTCGCTGGCCTACACGGCTCAAGAACTGGCTGCGGTCATGCACGTGCCGGGGCGGGACCTGGCCAAAGTGGTGATCGTCAAACTGGACGGGCGATACACGATGCTTGTTCTACCGGCCCACCATCACATCAACTTTGAACAGTTGCGCCAGGCCACACAAGCGCAGCGAGCCGAGCTGGCCACCGAAGCGGAGCTTAAAATGCTGTTTCCCGATTGCGAGGTCGGTGCCATGCCGCCGTTTGGCAACCTGTATGATATGCCCGTGTATGTCGCCGAACCGCTCACCAACGAAGAGGAGATCGTTTTCAACGCCGGCACGCACCGAGACGCCATTCGCATGAAAGGGGCTGACTATGGACGGCTCGTTAAGCCGATTCCCATCAACTTCACATTCGTGCCGTAA
- a CDS encoding AAA family ATPase — protein sequence MRGQRIEVTDNLDLLLEVLPPPIRARLVQQGNVENLMEIVLDLGREAEARYMDRTVYLDGFWVTRDDIHHVVSRIGSFTADNRAGIERTLHRISAVRNRHGEIIGLTCRVGRAVFGTVEIIRDVIESGQSVLLLGPPGVGKTTLLREAARVLADEFDKRVIVVDTSNEIAGDGDIPHPGIGRARRMQVPSPERQHAVMIEAVENHMPEVIVIDEIGTEAEALAARTIAERGVQLIATAHGQTLDNLLLNPTLTDLVGGIQPVILSDEEARRRGTQKTVLERKAPPTFEVLIEIQSKDRLAIHRDVATVVDRYLRGALTSPEIRIRNADYEIEIVPPEEPAQQELMHSAWMVSQSQASEPLRIYPYGVTRQRLERAIRDGRAAAVVVDRLDQADVILTLKGHAKGLFKRLRDAQQQRLPVYVIKSNTYKQMMEFLRERFSGAARAANRRAAALQEVEAAVARVIRHKQPVELSPTTAYWRRQQHELAEQLGFISESIGQEPYRRVVIHPRFPE from the coding sequence GTGAGAGGACAACGAATTGAAGTGACAGACAATCTGGACCTGCTGCTCGAAGTCTTGCCGCCGCCGATTCGCGCCCGACTCGTTCAGCAAGGCAACGTCGAGAATCTGATGGAAATCGTGCTTGACTTGGGGCGTGAAGCCGAAGCGCGGTATATGGATCGGACGGTTTATTTGGATGGTTTTTGGGTCACGCGCGACGATATTCATCATGTCGTCAGTCGCATTGGCAGTTTCACGGCTGACAATCGCGCGGGTATCGAACGCACGCTGCATCGGATTTCAGCGGTTCGCAATCGTCATGGCGAGATCATCGGATTGACTTGCCGGGTTGGCCGGGCGGTGTTTGGAACGGTCGAGATCATTCGAGACGTCATTGAATCGGGTCAAAGTGTTTTGTTACTGGGGCCGCCGGGCGTGGGCAAGACAACGTTACTGCGCGAAGCCGCGCGCGTCTTGGCCGACGAATTTGATAAACGTGTCATTGTAGTGGATACATCCAATGAGATCGCCGGCGACGGCGATATTCCCCATCCGGGCATTGGCCGCGCGCGCCGTATGCAAGTGCCTTCGCCGGAGCGCCAGCATGCCGTGATGATCGAAGCGGTCGAGAACCACATGCCCGAAGTGATTGTGATTGACGAAATCGGCACCGAGGCCGAGGCGTTGGCTGCGCGCACCATTGCTGAGCGCGGCGTTCAACTGATTGCCACCGCGCACGGTCAGACGCTCGACAACCTTCTGCTGAATCCGACATTAACCGACCTGGTCGGCGGGATTCAGCCGGTGATCTTGAGTGACGAAGAAGCCCGGCGTCGTGGCACACAAAAAACCGTGCTGGAACGCAAAGCGCCTCCCACGTTTGAGGTGTTGATTGAGATTCAATCCAAGGATCGGCTGGCTATTCATCGTGACGTGGCCACCGTCGTGGATCGCTATCTGCGCGGCGCGCTGACCTCGCCCGAAATTCGCATCAGAAATGCCGATTACGAAATTGAAATTGTGCCGCCAGAAGAACCGGCGCAACAGGAACTGATGCACAGTGCGTGGATGGTCAGCCAGTCACAGGCGAGCGAGCCGCTGCGCATTTATCCATACGGCGTGACCCGACAACGGCTGGAACGGGCAATTCGAGATGGCCGCGCGGCAGCAGTGGTGGTGGACCGGCTCGATCAAGCAGACGTGATCCTCACCCTTAAAGGTCATGCCAAAGGGTTGTTCAAACGATTGCGAGATGCTCAGCAGCAGCGGCTGCCGGTTTATGTCATCAAGAGCAACACCTACAAGCAAATGATGGAGTTCCTCCGCGAGCGGTTCAGCGGCGCTGCGCGCGCAGCAAATCGGCGAGCTGCTGCGTTGCAAGAGGTTGAGGCGGCGGTTGCTCGCGTCATCAGACACAAGCAGCCGGTTGAATTGTCGCCGACAACTGCCTATTGGCGCCGACAGCAACATGAGCTGGCCGAGCAACTGGGTTTCATCTCTGAGAGCATTGGTCAAGAACCCTACCGTCGCGTGGTCATCCACCCACGGTTTCCAGAGTGA
- a CDS encoding lamin tail domain-containing protein, with protein MPKHIRVAFYLMSLVSLFLLVCPNGVQVNDSVSAAQRPPLVINELLARVPADDPATPDVIEGDANGDGVRDANLDEFVELVNTGMEPFDISGYEVDDSNSPGSLRFPNGTILPAGEAVVIFGGGDLVMSRLEFGNARALGLLFSVGGANGFGFGNAGDAVIVRNPQGQEVARLDYDNMNPVPQPVFQSLNRNPELTGPFINHRDVAGAGQRAFSPGTRVDGRAFRRVLTGASPQVGPLSGGTQVTLTGAGFGSPIESVWFGSRAATDVMRINSLQVVVRAPASTTAGPVDVKVIDRFGEIVAQGLYTYQ; from the coding sequence ATGCCCAAGCATATTCGTGTAGCGTTTTATCTGATGAGTCTGGTCAGCCTGTTTTTGCTTGTATGCCCGAATGGAGTTCAGGTGAACGATTCAGTCAGTGCTGCTCAACGTCCCCCGTTGGTCATCAATGAGCTGTTGGCGCGCGTTCCTGCTGATGATCCGGCGACACCGGATGTGATTGAAGGCGACGCCAATGGTGATGGCGTCCGAGATGCCAATCTGGATGAGTTTGTTGAGCTGGTCAACACGGGCATGGAGCCATTTGACATCAGTGGGTATGAGGTTGATGATAGCAATAGTCCGGGCAGTTTGCGTTTTCCTAACGGCACGATCCTTCCTGCGGGTGAAGCGGTCGTCATTTTTGGCGGCGGTGATCTGGTGATGTCCAGGTTGGAGTTTGGCAATGCGCGGGCGCTTGGACTGCTGTTCAGCGTGGGGGGCGCCAACGGCTTTGGCTTTGGGAACGCCGGTGACGCGGTCATTGTCAGGAATCCGCAGGGGCAGGAGGTCGCGCGGCTGGATTATGACAACATGAATCCTGTTCCACAGCCGGTCTTTCAATCGTTGAATCGCAATCCTGAGCTTACCGGCCCGTTTATCAACCATCGTGATGTGGCCGGAGCCGGGCAACGCGCGTTTTCGCCGGGCACGCGGGTGGACGGTCGCGCCTTCCGCCGTGTGTTGACCGGGGCTTCGCCTCAAGTCGGGCCGTTGAGTGGTGGCACCCAAGTGACGCTCACCGGCGCCGGATTTGGCAGTCCGATTGAGTCTGTCTGGTTTGGTTCCCGGGCGGCAACGGATGTGATGAGAATCAACTCGCTCCAGGTGGTGGTGCGCGCCCCAGCCAGCACGACTGCCGGGCCTGTTGACGTCAAGGTGATTGATCGGTTTGGCGAAATTGTGGCGCAAGGCCTCTACACCTACCAGTAG